A DNA window from Lutra lutra chromosome 8, mLutLut1.2, whole genome shotgun sequence contains the following coding sequences:
- the LOC125107179 gene encoding uncharacterized protein LOC125107179 isoform X1 has product MLLPLLGACAVVGPFQGPEWEPVRGLLSEDRSCRDPRCCGNLLVLCLFLIWQVQHYWHQVTRTHTSTRKVIKVTQQKWTVPSVRHAICFRMTPEFFFSPDNFNDLDAHNQQWVQKKSQEYRSGLQESWTQHLLSWQHLFQGPPRDFQTPIEPFFCTTSLSSTCMLPQDSSREAWQVTWCLSDEQTHLICKSLSPALDRYQRMEQLLVHSQEELVPLEPVVSLRSHLTSRILATSLSNLPSSQRLQFCSRDFLPDPSIQQVRMSTSWKSWGCPQEAWVPGRENQMLGREALGWVNQTESSGEDAWEIQATGRQLPVNFKMEDGAETKVLAWRSQKLVISKTDGDILTSGSKNQNEMGIENRAEIQELGNRNEREAEGENPPGIQAHIAEHQEQLRCKTDAETQTPEWGNQEKSRDEDAIVTQALEKNKKEARGEDEGETKAQELEKQDQSRSEDGEESQVSGWGKQDEIQDDTGIEIQVQERRDKAQVGDENDVQTQVLGRENLGEVTQEKGVETQALGWEKQECARHENVIGTQTPGWGKQDLGGSEKSEKIQASKEEIWKQLRHELLVEWRNQGLRRGEDAGETQISRRKNLREIREEDWVVIRAPWLGNKRLVASKIDKDFEIPCWGHLDQRGSEIDRECKIPCWGNQIGGELRAETQATEKRNQRKDREEDGTNTLAPEAENQGQLRHETLVDTHPPERRNEEQFGDDNRIDIQALGKRNLRGVNGEVGKETQELGEENQGQSSSKINGKIHTSECKNQEYIRGKDGANNQASEPEKRRELTSKVDGETHSAEWKKEEHVGEENGTGIQAPIKTSQREAVVEDDTETWEHGEEDQSQVKGVIDRKIHLSEWKNQEQTGGENGTKIQAGSEDAVETQRPERENQQQLDGGTGESHSPGRSNWEQRGKEEENQTSGKRRQREARSEGSGKTQGLSGGSQRLIESKADEKSCSSEWTNQEQMGSENGADTEIQGKRNLRETTGDDGTEAQAPEGDYQGQVRREVDGEIQIQELGNQDKDGDEDAAEIQDAGSQRECRAEEAGGPHIPKGGNEKQVRGKDVAKDNLPVDSSGGEGPRYEAMEQQQAVASAPCPELKPLSSCSQLSLHASAEGEHMVSQSMASAKKHRVRVRLASQQAPPEALTSRQKDKRVDPGRTSGWMRQLQNLHSGELLAAPLGLPSARPSVSCRQASQAAAALVGAPTALTIPPKWPVLKKSQQLLLESLMRRKIAHLKWGLPKRILESHLLFNKLGPCPLPRAGMRLPGLYTARELQRQQGTHCEAQGCRPVLKSTERSQRVQPPERKSSKLPTRARALEKCGSHGCESMGISIHSEKPGRVWPPGGTREPRDIPEKAPRAKAAATYRNSRPAAQSRSWCGQEPSSENSRDRKVVRPGVSQTAEMAPCKVRTSYSRADHDAWRKERIPQEAPKPPRLKCQQPTHGRRESLEAAEGSGAGQQPSFHFTNTSSFKRNFHSAAARLSVTLLNKISWSPHRAKPQHSAPNLSLRDPDPTLLFKVSDQHTREDSPGVYISLKTDLQPPSHSRAEAVLPKTKCFQGQGEPENIHGSLKNPSAPQKFGLMKHLRCFLLQLGFRK; this is encoded by the exons ATGTTGCTGCCACTGCTGGGAGCCTGTGCTGTGGTGGGGCCATTCCAGGGCCCTGAGTGGGAACCAGTGCGGGGCCTGCTCTCTGAGGATCGCAGCTGCAGGGACCCTCGGTGCTGTGGcaacctgcttgtgctctgcctCTTTCTGATCTGGCAGGTCCAGCACTACTGGCACCAGGTCACAAGGACCCACACCAGCACGCGGAAGGTCATCAAG GTGACACAGCAGAAGTGGACAGTGCCCTCCGTGAGACATGCCATTTGCTTCAGGATGACCCCTGAATTCTTCTTCAGTCCTGATAATTTCAACGACCTGGATGCTCATAACCAACAATGGGTACAAAAGAAGAGCCAGGAATACCGGAGCGGCCTCCAGGAATCATGGACCCAACACCTGCTTTCTTGGCAACACCTATTTCAGGGCCCACCTCGGGATTTCCAAACACCTATTGAGCCCTTCTTTTGCACCACCTCCCTTTCAAGCACCTGTATGCTCCCCCAGGACAGTTCTCGGGAAGCATGGCAGGTAACCTGGTGTCTCAGTGATGAGCAGACTCACCTGATTTGCAAGTCACTATCCCCTGCCCTGGACCGGTACCAAAGGATGGAGCAGCTGCTGGTCCACTCCCAGGAAGAGTTGGTGCCACTGGAGCCTGTTGTCAGCCTGAGATCTCACCTCACATCCAGGATTTTAgctacctctctctcaaatctccCTTCATCTCAGAGGCTACAGTTCTGCTCCAGAGACTTCTTACCTGATCCTTCCATCCAACAAGTGAGAATGTCCACCTCCTGGAAGTCCTGGGGATGCCCACAAGAGGCCTGGGTACCAGGGAGGGAAAACCAGATGCTAGGCAGGGAGGCTCTAGGGTGGGTGAACCAGacagagagcagtggggaggatgCTTGGGAGATTCAGGCAACTGGAAGGCAACTCCCAGTGAATTTCAAGATGGAGGATGGTGCAGAGACTAAGGTCCTGGCATGGAGAAGTCAAAAACTAGTAATAAGTAAAACCGATGGAGATATCCTGACATCAGGGTCAAAGAACCAGAATGAGATGGGAATTGAGAATAGAGCCGAAATTCAGGAACTAGGGAATAGAAACGAGAGGGAGGCTGAAGGTGAGAATCCTCCTGGAATCCAGGCACATATAGCAGAGCACCAGGAACAGTTAAGATGTAAAACTGATGCAGAGACCCAGACACCAGAATGGGGGAACCAAGAGAAGAGTAGAGATGAGGATGCTATAGTTACCCAGGCACttgagaagaacaagaaagaggcCAGAGGAGAGGATGAAGGAGAGACCAAGGCCCAAGAATTGGAGAAGCAGGACCAGAGTAGAAGTGAGGATGGTGAGGAAAGCCAGGTGTCAGGATGGGGAAAACAAGACGAGATTCAAGATGATACTGGCATAGAAATTCAGGTACAGGAGAGGAGAGACAAGGCCCAGGTTGGAGATGAGAATGATGTGCAAACCCAGGTACTGGGGAGGGAGAACCTGGGAGAAGTAACACAAGAGAAAGGTGTGGAGAcccaggccctggggtgggaaaaACAGGAATGCGCTAGACATGAGAATGTTATAGGGACTCAGACCCCAGGGTGGGGAAAGCAGGATCTGGGTGGAAGTGAGAAATCTGAGAAGATCCAAGCATCTAAGGAAGAGATCTGGAAACAACTAAGACACGAACTTCTAGTGGAGTGGAGAAACCAAGGCCTGAGAAGGGGGGAGGATGCTGGAGAGACCCAGATCTCTAGAAGGAAGAATTTGAGGGAGATAAGAGAGGAGGACTGGGTGGTGATCCGGGCGCCCTGGTTGGGAAACAAGAGACTAGTAGCAAGTAAAATTGACAAAGACTTTGAGATACCATGTTGGGGGCATCTGGACCAGAGAGGAAGTGAAATAGACAGAGAATGCAAGATACCATGTTGGGGGAATCAGATTGGAGGTGAACTTAGGGCAGAAACTCAGgcaacagagaagagaaatcagagaaaagatAGAGAAGAAGATGGTACAAATACCCTGGCTCCTGAGGCAGAGAACCAGGGACAATTAAGACATGAAACTCTTGTAGACACCCATCCACCAGAGAGGAGGAACGAGGAGCAGTTTGGAGATGATAATAGAATAGACATTCAGGCACTAGGGAAGAGAAATCTGAGAGGGGTTAACGGTGAAGTTGGTAAAGAGACCCAGGAACTTGGGGAAGAAAACCAGGGTCAGTCAAGCAGTAAAATTAATGGCAAGATTCATACATCTGAATGTAAGAATCAGGAATACATTAGAGGCAAAGATGGTGCAAACAACCAGGCATCTGAGcctgaaaagaggagagaattaaCAAGTAAAGTTGATGGAGAAACTCATTCAGCAGAATGGAAGAAAGAGGAGCACGTTGGAGAGGAGAATGGTACAGGAATTCAAGCTCCAATAAAGACAAGCCAGAGAGAAGCTGTAGTTGAAGATGATACAGAGACCTGGGAACATGGAGAAGAAGACCAGAGCCAGGTAAAAGGTGTTATTGATAGAAAGATCCATTTATCAGAGTGGAAGAACCAGGAGCAGACAGGAGGTGAGAATGGAACAAAAATTCAGGCTGGAAGTGAGGATGCTGTAGAGACCCAGAGGCCtgagagagagaaccagcaaCAGTTAGATGGTGGAACTGGGGAGAGTCACTCACCAGGGAGGAGCAATtgggagcagaggggaaaggaggaggaaaatcaGACATCGGGGAAGAGACGTCAGAGAGAAGCTAGGAGTGAGGGTAGTGGAAAGACCCAAGGACTTAGCGGAGGTTCCCAGAGATTGATAGAAAGCAAAGCTGATGAAAAGAGCTGTTCATCAGAGTGGACGAACCAGGAGCAGATGGGAAGTGAGAATGGTGCAGACACTGAAATACAAGGGAAGAGAAACCTGAGAGAGACCACAGGTGATGATGGTACAGAGGCCCAGGCTCCAGAAGGAGATTACCAGGGACAGGTAAGAAGAGAAGTCGATGGAGAGATCCAGATACAAGAGCTGGGGAACCAGGACAAGGATGGAGATGAAGACGCTGCAGAAATCCAAGATGctgggagccagagagagtgcagagcTGAGGAGGCTGGAGGACCTCACATTCcaaaaggaggaaatgagaagCAGGTCAGAGGAAAAGATGTTGCTAAAGACAATCTCCCAGTTGACTCTTCTGGGGGCGAGGGGCCTAGATATGAGGCCATGGAACAGCAACAGGCAGTGGCCTCTGCTCCCTGTCCTGAGCTGAAGCCTCTCTCCAGCTGCAGTCAACTCTCCCTGCATGCCAGTGCGGAGGGAGAGCATATGGTCAGCCAGAGCATGGCCTCTGCCAAGAAGCACAGAGTGAGGGTCAGGCTAGCCTCCCAGCAGGCCCCACCTGAAGCCCTGACAAGCCGACAAAAGGATAAAAGGGTGGATCCAGGGAGGACTTCTGGCTGGATGCGGCAGCTCCAGAACTTACACTCTGGAGAACTTCTGGCTGCTCCCCTGGGCCTGCCCTCTGCCCGCCCCTCTGTCTCATGTCGCCAAGCCTCCCAAGCTGCCGCAGCTCTGGTGGGTGCTCCCACTGCCCTCACTATCCCGCCCAAGTGGCCAGTCCTCAAAAAGAGCCAACAGCTCCTCTTGGAGTCCCTCATGCGACGGAAGATTGCACACCTGAAGTGGGGCCTCCCCAAGCGGATCCTGGAGTCCCATTTGCTCTTTAACAAGTTAGGACCATGCCCGCTACCCCGTGCTGGGATGAGGCTCCCTGGATTGTACACAGCCCGTGAGCTCCAACGACAGCAGGGAACGCACTGTGAGGCCCAGGGCTGCAGGCCAGTCCTCAAGTCAACTGAGAGATCCCAGAGAGTTCAGCCCCCAGAAAGAAAAAGCTCAAAACTTCCTACTCGGGCCAGGGCTCTAGAGAAATGTGGGTCACATGGGTGCGAGTCCATGGGCATTTCCATCCATTCTGAGAAGCCTGGAAGAGTCTGGCCACCAGGAGGCACTAGAGAACCACGGGACATCCCGGAAAAGGCTCCTAGAGCCAAGGCTGCTGCCACTTACAGGAACTCCAGGCCCGCAGCACAGTCTAGGAGCTGGTGTGGCCAAGAGCCTTCCAGTGAGAACAGCAGGGACAGGAAAGTGGTCAGGCCAGGAGTCTCCCAGACGGCAGAGATGGCTCCCTGCAAAGTAAGGACCTCATATTCCAGGGCAGACCATGACGCCTGGAGGAAGGAGCGCATACCCCAGGAGGCCCCTAAGCCCCCCAGACTTAAATGTCAGCAGCCCACacatgggagaagagaaagcctGGAGGCTGCAGAGGGCAGCGGGGCTGGGCAGCAGCCTTCCTTCCATTTCACAAATACCTCCAGCTTCAAACGTAATTTCCACTCTGCTGCAGCAAGGTTGAGCGTGACCCTTTTAAACAAGATATCCTGGTCCCCACACCGGGCCAAGCCTCAGCACTCAGCCCCCAACCTGAGCCTGCGGGATCCTGATCCCACCCTGCTTTTCAAAGTGAGTGACCAACATACAAGGGAGGACAGCCCTGGAGTCTATATTTCTCTGAAGACAGACCTTCAGCCGCCAAGTCATTCCCGTGCTGAGGCCGTTCTTCCCAAGACAAAGTGCTTCCAGGGTCAGGGGGAACCTGAGAATATACATGGATCCCTGAAGAATCCATCAGCCCCCCAAAAGTTTGGTTTAATGAAGCATTTGAGATGTTTTCTGCTCCAGCTTGGCTTTAGAAAGTAG
- the LOC125107179 gene encoding uncharacterized protein LOC125107179 isoform X2 produces the protein MTPEFFFSPDNFNDLDAHNQQWVQKKSQEYRSGLQESWTQHLLSWQHLFQGPPRDFQTPIEPFFCTTSLSSTCMLPQDSSREAWQVTWCLSDEQTHLICKSLSPALDRYQRMEQLLVHSQEELVPLEPVVSLRSHLTSRILATSLSNLPSSQRLQFCSRDFLPDPSIQQVRMSTSWKSWGCPQEAWVPGRENQMLGREALGWVNQTESSGEDAWEIQATGRQLPVNFKMEDGAETKVLAWRSQKLVISKTDGDILTSGSKNQNEMGIENRAEIQELGNRNEREAEGENPPGIQAHIAEHQEQLRCKTDAETQTPEWGNQEKSRDEDAIVTQALEKNKKEARGEDEGETKAQELEKQDQSRSEDGEESQVSGWGKQDEIQDDTGIEIQVQERRDKAQVGDENDVQTQVLGRENLGEVTQEKGVETQALGWEKQECARHENVIGTQTPGWGKQDLGGSEKSEKIQASKEEIWKQLRHELLVEWRNQGLRRGEDAGETQISRRKNLREIREEDWVVIRAPWLGNKRLVASKIDKDFEIPCWGHLDQRGSEIDRECKIPCWGNQIGGELRAETQATEKRNQRKDREEDGTNTLAPEAENQGQLRHETLVDTHPPERRNEEQFGDDNRIDIQALGKRNLRGVNGEVGKETQELGEENQGQSSSKINGKIHTSECKNQEYIRGKDGANNQASEPEKRRELTSKVDGETHSAEWKKEEHVGEENGTGIQAPIKTSQREAVVEDDTETWEHGEEDQSQVKGVIDRKIHLSEWKNQEQTGGENGTKIQAGSEDAVETQRPERENQQQLDGGTGESHSPGRSNWEQRGKEEENQTSGKRRQREARSEGSGKTQGLSGGSQRLIESKADEKSCSSEWTNQEQMGSENGADTEIQGKRNLRETTGDDGTEAQAPEGDYQGQVRREVDGEIQIQELGNQDKDGDEDAAEIQDAGSQRECRAEEAGGPHIPKGGNEKQVRGKDVAKDNLPVDSSGGEGPRYEAMEQQQAVASAPCPELKPLSSCSQLSLHASAEGEHMVSQSMASAKKHRVRVRLASQQAPPEALTSRQKDKRVDPGRTSGWMRQLQNLHSGELLAAPLGLPSARPSVSCRQASQAAAALVGAPTALTIPPKWPVLKKSQQLLLESLMRRKIAHLKWGLPKRILESHLLFNKLGPCPLPRAGMRLPGLYTARELQRQQGTHCEAQGCRPVLKSTERSQRVQPPERKSSKLPTRARALEKCGSHGCESMGISIHSEKPGRVWPPGGTREPRDIPEKAPRAKAAATYRNSRPAAQSRSWCGQEPSSENSRDRKVVRPGVSQTAEMAPCKVRTSYSRADHDAWRKERIPQEAPKPPRLKCQQPTHGRRESLEAAEGSGAGQQPSFHFTNTSSFKRNFHSAAARLSVTLLNKISWSPHRAKPQHSAPNLSLRDPDPTLLFKVSDQHTREDSPGVYISLKTDLQPPSHSRAEAVLPKTKCFQGQGEPENIHGSLKNPSAPQKFGLMKHLRCFLLQLGFRK, from the coding sequence ATGACCCCTGAATTCTTCTTCAGTCCTGATAATTTCAACGACCTGGATGCTCATAACCAACAATGGGTACAAAAGAAGAGCCAGGAATACCGGAGCGGCCTCCAGGAATCATGGACCCAACACCTGCTTTCTTGGCAACACCTATTTCAGGGCCCACCTCGGGATTTCCAAACACCTATTGAGCCCTTCTTTTGCACCACCTCCCTTTCAAGCACCTGTATGCTCCCCCAGGACAGTTCTCGGGAAGCATGGCAGGTAACCTGGTGTCTCAGTGATGAGCAGACTCACCTGATTTGCAAGTCACTATCCCCTGCCCTGGACCGGTACCAAAGGATGGAGCAGCTGCTGGTCCACTCCCAGGAAGAGTTGGTGCCACTGGAGCCTGTTGTCAGCCTGAGATCTCACCTCACATCCAGGATTTTAgctacctctctctcaaatctccCTTCATCTCAGAGGCTACAGTTCTGCTCCAGAGACTTCTTACCTGATCCTTCCATCCAACAAGTGAGAATGTCCACCTCCTGGAAGTCCTGGGGATGCCCACAAGAGGCCTGGGTACCAGGGAGGGAAAACCAGATGCTAGGCAGGGAGGCTCTAGGGTGGGTGAACCAGacagagagcagtggggaggatgCTTGGGAGATTCAGGCAACTGGAAGGCAACTCCCAGTGAATTTCAAGATGGAGGATGGTGCAGAGACTAAGGTCCTGGCATGGAGAAGTCAAAAACTAGTAATAAGTAAAACCGATGGAGATATCCTGACATCAGGGTCAAAGAACCAGAATGAGATGGGAATTGAGAATAGAGCCGAAATTCAGGAACTAGGGAATAGAAACGAGAGGGAGGCTGAAGGTGAGAATCCTCCTGGAATCCAGGCACATATAGCAGAGCACCAGGAACAGTTAAGATGTAAAACTGATGCAGAGACCCAGACACCAGAATGGGGGAACCAAGAGAAGAGTAGAGATGAGGATGCTATAGTTACCCAGGCACttgagaagaacaagaaagaggcCAGAGGAGAGGATGAAGGAGAGACCAAGGCCCAAGAATTGGAGAAGCAGGACCAGAGTAGAAGTGAGGATGGTGAGGAAAGCCAGGTGTCAGGATGGGGAAAACAAGACGAGATTCAAGATGATACTGGCATAGAAATTCAGGTACAGGAGAGGAGAGACAAGGCCCAGGTTGGAGATGAGAATGATGTGCAAACCCAGGTACTGGGGAGGGAGAACCTGGGAGAAGTAACACAAGAGAAAGGTGTGGAGAcccaggccctggggtgggaaaaACAGGAATGCGCTAGACATGAGAATGTTATAGGGACTCAGACCCCAGGGTGGGGAAAGCAGGATCTGGGTGGAAGTGAGAAATCTGAGAAGATCCAAGCATCTAAGGAAGAGATCTGGAAACAACTAAGACACGAACTTCTAGTGGAGTGGAGAAACCAAGGCCTGAGAAGGGGGGAGGATGCTGGAGAGACCCAGATCTCTAGAAGGAAGAATTTGAGGGAGATAAGAGAGGAGGACTGGGTGGTGATCCGGGCGCCCTGGTTGGGAAACAAGAGACTAGTAGCAAGTAAAATTGACAAAGACTTTGAGATACCATGTTGGGGGCATCTGGACCAGAGAGGAAGTGAAATAGACAGAGAATGCAAGATACCATGTTGGGGGAATCAGATTGGAGGTGAACTTAGGGCAGAAACTCAGgcaacagagaagagaaatcagagaaaagatAGAGAAGAAGATGGTACAAATACCCTGGCTCCTGAGGCAGAGAACCAGGGACAATTAAGACATGAAACTCTTGTAGACACCCATCCACCAGAGAGGAGGAACGAGGAGCAGTTTGGAGATGATAATAGAATAGACATTCAGGCACTAGGGAAGAGAAATCTGAGAGGGGTTAACGGTGAAGTTGGTAAAGAGACCCAGGAACTTGGGGAAGAAAACCAGGGTCAGTCAAGCAGTAAAATTAATGGCAAGATTCATACATCTGAATGTAAGAATCAGGAATACATTAGAGGCAAAGATGGTGCAAACAACCAGGCATCTGAGcctgaaaagaggagagaattaaCAAGTAAAGTTGATGGAGAAACTCATTCAGCAGAATGGAAGAAAGAGGAGCACGTTGGAGAGGAGAATGGTACAGGAATTCAAGCTCCAATAAAGACAAGCCAGAGAGAAGCTGTAGTTGAAGATGATACAGAGACCTGGGAACATGGAGAAGAAGACCAGAGCCAGGTAAAAGGTGTTATTGATAGAAAGATCCATTTATCAGAGTGGAAGAACCAGGAGCAGACAGGAGGTGAGAATGGAACAAAAATTCAGGCTGGAAGTGAGGATGCTGTAGAGACCCAGAGGCCtgagagagagaaccagcaaCAGTTAGATGGTGGAACTGGGGAGAGTCACTCACCAGGGAGGAGCAATtgggagcagaggggaaaggaggaggaaaatcaGACATCGGGGAAGAGACGTCAGAGAGAAGCTAGGAGTGAGGGTAGTGGAAAGACCCAAGGACTTAGCGGAGGTTCCCAGAGATTGATAGAAAGCAAAGCTGATGAAAAGAGCTGTTCATCAGAGTGGACGAACCAGGAGCAGATGGGAAGTGAGAATGGTGCAGACACTGAAATACAAGGGAAGAGAAACCTGAGAGAGACCACAGGTGATGATGGTACAGAGGCCCAGGCTCCAGAAGGAGATTACCAGGGACAGGTAAGAAGAGAAGTCGATGGAGAGATCCAGATACAAGAGCTGGGGAACCAGGACAAGGATGGAGATGAAGACGCTGCAGAAATCCAAGATGctgggagccagagagagtgcagagcTGAGGAGGCTGGAGGACCTCACATTCcaaaaggaggaaatgagaagCAGGTCAGAGGAAAAGATGTTGCTAAAGACAATCTCCCAGTTGACTCTTCTGGGGGCGAGGGGCCTAGATATGAGGCCATGGAACAGCAACAGGCAGTGGCCTCTGCTCCCTGTCCTGAGCTGAAGCCTCTCTCCAGCTGCAGTCAACTCTCCCTGCATGCCAGTGCGGAGGGAGAGCATATGGTCAGCCAGAGCATGGCCTCTGCCAAGAAGCACAGAGTGAGGGTCAGGCTAGCCTCCCAGCAGGCCCCACCTGAAGCCCTGACAAGCCGACAAAAGGATAAAAGGGTGGATCCAGGGAGGACTTCTGGCTGGATGCGGCAGCTCCAGAACTTACACTCTGGAGAACTTCTGGCTGCTCCCCTGGGCCTGCCCTCTGCCCGCCCCTCTGTCTCATGTCGCCAAGCCTCCCAAGCTGCCGCAGCTCTGGTGGGTGCTCCCACTGCCCTCACTATCCCGCCCAAGTGGCCAGTCCTCAAAAAGAGCCAACAGCTCCTCTTGGAGTCCCTCATGCGACGGAAGATTGCACACCTGAAGTGGGGCCTCCCCAAGCGGATCCTGGAGTCCCATTTGCTCTTTAACAAGTTAGGACCATGCCCGCTACCCCGTGCTGGGATGAGGCTCCCTGGATTGTACACAGCCCGTGAGCTCCAACGACAGCAGGGAACGCACTGTGAGGCCCAGGGCTGCAGGCCAGTCCTCAAGTCAACTGAGAGATCCCAGAGAGTTCAGCCCCCAGAAAGAAAAAGCTCAAAACTTCCTACTCGGGCCAGGGCTCTAGAGAAATGTGGGTCACATGGGTGCGAGTCCATGGGCATTTCCATCCATTCTGAGAAGCCTGGAAGAGTCTGGCCACCAGGAGGCACTAGAGAACCACGGGACATCCCGGAAAAGGCTCCTAGAGCCAAGGCTGCTGCCACTTACAGGAACTCCAGGCCCGCAGCACAGTCTAGGAGCTGGTGTGGCCAAGAGCCTTCCAGTGAGAACAGCAGGGACAGGAAAGTGGTCAGGCCAGGAGTCTCCCAGACGGCAGAGATGGCTCCCTGCAAAGTAAGGACCTCATATTCCAGGGCAGACCATGACGCCTGGAGGAAGGAGCGCATACCCCAGGAGGCCCCTAAGCCCCCCAGACTTAAATGTCAGCAGCCCACacatgggagaagagaaagcctGGAGGCTGCAGAGGGCAGCGGGGCTGGGCAGCAGCCTTCCTTCCATTTCACAAATACCTCCAGCTTCAAACGTAATTTCCACTCTGCTGCAGCAAGGTTGAGCGTGACCCTTTTAAACAAGATATCCTGGTCCCCACACCGGGCCAAGCCTCAGCACTCAGCCCCCAACCTGAGCCTGCGGGATCCTGATCCCACCCTGCTTTTCAAAGTGAGTGACCAACATACAAGGGAGGACAGCCCTGGAGTCTATATTTCTCTGAAGACAGACCTTCAGCCGCCAAGTCATTCCCGTGCTGAGGCCGTTCTTCCCAAGACAAAGTGCTTCCAGGGTCAGGGGGAACCTGAGAATATACATGGATCCCTGAAGAATCCATCAGCCCCCCAAAAGTTTGGTTTAATGAAGCATTTGAGATGTTTTCTGCTCCAGCTTGGCTTTAGAAAGTAG